A stretch of Crossiella cryophila DNA encodes these proteins:
- a CDS encoding alpha/beta fold hydrolase yields MTDVLSAGSHLIEVGGIRQRYHVAGTGPLCLVHPGGPGIHWEYLRMPALERHLTLVYLEPVGTGRSEALPGGRYTVRRYAEFVDGVIDHLGGPEVYFLGHSHGAFVGLQYALDHPDRLSGLILYDGAPTMDTPEFAEELARGVRDRLAAHPGDPDTERAAAAFGRTPITDDASLRAYLGTVLPLYFADYAGTDLSGWLGTLDATHDPDRLREPWDVRDDLDVIHTPTLVIVGRQDFICGPRWAQELATGIPTARLVVLEHSGHFGHLEEPEPFLGAVTAFTGSAQRVSAVTQSR; encoded by the coding sequence ATGACCGACGTCCTGTCCGCCGGATCGCACCTGATCGAGGTCGGCGGCATCCGCCAGCGCTACCACGTGGCAGGCACCGGCCCGCTCTGCCTGGTCCATCCCGGCGGTCCCGGCATCCACTGGGAGTACTTGCGGATGCCCGCGCTGGAACGCCACCTGACCCTGGTCTACCTGGAGCCGGTGGGCACCGGCCGCAGCGAGGCGCTGCCCGGCGGCCGGTACACGGTGCGCCGCTACGCCGAGTTCGTCGACGGCGTGATCGACCACCTCGGCGGCCCCGAGGTGTACTTCCTCGGCCATTCGCACGGCGCCTTCGTCGGCCTGCAGTACGCCCTGGACCACCCGGACCGGCTGAGCGGACTGATCCTCTACGACGGCGCGCCCACCATGGACACCCCCGAGTTCGCCGAGGAACTCGCCAGGGGCGTGCGGGACCGGCTGGCCGCGCACCCCGGCGATCCGGACACCGAGCGGGCCGCGGCCGCCTTCGGCCGGACGCCGATCACCGACGACGCCTCACTGCGCGCCTACCTGGGCACCGTGCTGCCGCTGTACTTCGCCGACTACGCCGGCACCGACCTGTCCGGCTGGCTGGGCACCCTGGACGCCACGCACGACCCGGACCGGCTGCGGGAGCCCTGGGACGTCCGCGACGACCTGGATGTCATCCACACCCCGACCCTGGTCATCGTGGGCAGGCAGGATTTCATCTGCGGCCCGCGCTGGGCCCAGGAACTGGCCACTGGCATCCCCACCGCGCGCCTGGTGGTCCTGGAGCACAGCGGCCACTTCGGGCACCTGGAGGAGCCGGAGCCGTTCCTCGGCGCGGTGACCGCCTTCACCGGGTCGGCTCAGCGGGTCTCCGCGGTCACCCAGTCCAGGTAG
- a CDS encoding RNA polymerase-binding protein RbpA, translated as MAGGNAIRGTRVGAGPMGESERGESAPRQRVAYFCANGHEVRPSFALEAEVPESWDCPRCGLPAGRNEQAPPAAPRNEPYKTHLAYVKERRSDADGQAILEEALARLRAQRGEA; from the coding sequence ATGGCTGGCGGTAACGCGATCCGCGGCACCCGAGTCGGTGCTGGCCCGATGGGCGAGTCCGAACGAGGTGAGTCGGCGCCGAGGCAACGGGTGGCCTACTTCTGTGCCAACGGGCACGAGGTCCGGCCGTCCTTCGCCTTGGAGGCCGAGGTACCGGAGAGCTGGGACTGCCCGCGCTGCGGGCTCCCGGCAGGTCGCAACGAGCAGGCCCCTCCGGCCGCGCCGCGCAACGAGCCCTACAAGACTCACCTGGCCTACGTGAAGGAGCGCCGCTCCGACGCCGACGGCCAGGCGATCCTGGAAGAGGCCCTGGCCCGGCTGCGGGCCCAGCGCGGCGAGGCCTGA
- the cutA gene encoding divalent-cation tolerance protein CutA codes for MAEHLIVTTTLDTPEAAHALAAAVVEARLAACVQILPVTSVYRWNGAIQSDPEWRLECKTSADRLDALLAELRARHGYDEPELIATPVVAGSAGYLDWVTAETR; via the coding sequence ATGGCCGAGCACCTGATCGTCACCACCACCCTGGACACCCCCGAGGCCGCGCACGCTCTCGCCGCCGCCGTGGTCGAGGCCCGCCTGGCGGCCTGTGTGCAGATCCTGCCCGTGACCAGCGTGTACCGCTGGAACGGCGCCATCCAGTCCGATCCGGAGTGGCGCCTGGAATGCAAGACCAGCGCCGATCGCCTGGACGCCCTGCTCGCCGAACTGCGGGCCCGGCACGGCTACGACGAACCCGAACTCATCGCCACCCCCGTCGTGGCAGGCTCCGCGGGCTACCTGGACTGGGTGACCGCGGAGACCCGCTGA
- the tpiA gene encoding triose-phosphate isomerase, translating to MARKPFIAGNWKMNLNHLEAIALVQKFAFSLPDKYYDKVDVAVLPPFVDIRSIQTLKDGDKLLLTYGAQDLSPSDSGAYTGDISGPMLAKLGCAWVVVGHSERREIHGETDDLVNKKVRAALKHGVAPIFCIGEKLEIREAGTHVEYTTEALIAGLKGLKAEQVQQVVVAYEPVWAIGTGRVASAADAQEVCGAIRAKLAEKYGPEVAASVRVLYGGSVKSGNIAELIKQEDIDGALVGGASLDAEEFAKLCALAAGGPLP from the coding sequence ATGGCGCGCAAGCCGTTCATCGCCGGCAACTGGAAGATGAACCTGAACCACCTGGAAGCCATCGCGCTGGTCCAGAAGTTCGCGTTCTCCCTGCCGGACAAGTACTACGACAAGGTCGACGTGGCGGTGCTGCCGCCGTTCGTGGACATCCGCAGCATCCAGACCCTCAAGGACGGCGACAAGCTGCTGCTCACCTACGGTGCGCAGGACCTCTCGCCGTCGGACTCCGGCGCCTACACCGGGGACATCTCGGGTCCGATGCTGGCCAAGCTCGGCTGCGCCTGGGTGGTCGTCGGCCACTCCGAGCGCCGGGAGATCCACGGCGAGACCGACGACCTGGTCAACAAGAAGGTCCGCGCGGCGCTCAAGCACGGCGTCGCGCCGATCTTCTGCATCGGCGAGAAGCTGGAGATCCGGGAAGCCGGCACGCACGTGGAGTACACCACCGAGGCGCTCATCGCCGGGCTCAAGGGCCTCAAGGCCGAGCAGGTCCAGCAGGTCGTGGTGGCCTACGAGCCGGTCTGGGCCATCGGCACCGGGCGGGTGGCCAGCGCCGCCGACGCCCAGGAGGTGTGCGGGGCGATCCGGGCCAAGCTCGCGGAGAAGTACGGGCCCGAGGTGGCGGCCTCGGTGCGGGTGCTCTACGGCGGCTCGGTCAAGTCCGGCAACATCGCCGAACTGATCAAGCAGGAGGACATCGACGGGGCACTGGTCGGCGGGGCCAGCCTGGACGCGGAGGAGTTCGCGAAACTCTGCGCACTCGCCGCCGGTGGCCCGCTGCCGTAA
- the secG gene encoding preprotein translocase subunit SecG, with protein MKLTLQIVLIVASVVLVLLVLLHRGRGGGLSSLFGGGMQSSLSGSSVVEKNLDRLTLFFGAVWLISIIGVGLLMKLAPAAAT; from the coding sequence ATGAAGCTGACTCTTCAGATTGTGTTGATCGTGGCCAGCGTGGTGCTGGTGCTCCTGGTGCTGCTGCACCGTGGCCGGGGCGGCGGGCTTTCCTCGCTGTTCGGCGGCGGTATGCAGTCGAGCCTGTCCGGCTCAAGCGTGGTGGAGAAGAACCTGGATCGCCTCACGCTGTTCTTCGGCGCGGTCTGGTTGATCTCCATCATCGGCGTCGGCCTGTTGATGAAGCTCGCCCCGGCAGCGGCGACCTGA